The Athalia rosae chromosome 4, iyAthRosa1.1, whole genome shotgun sequence DNA segment TGCACTTGGACCAAACTCTGTCAAAATGACATGTCCAACTTGCCGTGCCGACATCAAAACTACAACCGTTTCGGACCATCAAGCCAGTGCTCACATTTGTTGTATAATTCTATGCTTGCTTGGGTGGgtattcattcaaatatttctgctATTCTGATACGACTTTATAAAATGATATCAACTATTCGGTACTGTAACTCATTTTAACTTCAACTCTTTCATTGCAGGTTTTGTTTGTGTTCGTGCCTGCCTTATTGCATGAGTGCATTCATGAGTGTGCATCATTCATGTCCAAACTGCAAGACTTACATTGGTACATGGAAAGGttgaatatattcatttttactaATGTGGTTGAGCCTTAGCCATTCTcttggaagatgaaaaaaaactaaagccATAACATTTTGCCTTGTCCGTACATTCCTATCAACTAGCTACTTGCAGGCTACTGCCATTTCTAGTTAATTTTTCCTATTCAATACATTTCAAGATGCAAATTCAAAGCATCATCGTTTATCTGTACTATACAAAACATTGAAGATATGTTTGCACCACACCGAAGTATTTGAACCTTGAGTTGACAGGcaggaaattcaaaattgtgtGTATTAACTATACATGCAGTTATAAGGGCTGTGAGAAACCAAACGCCTGAAGAAAAGGATTTGACGAGACCACTAGCCATTGtatttcaattaataattaataataagttTTGCATTTTTATAGTTAGCCTTCCATTGGTCACAGAGAGTATTTAAAAACATTCTTAATACTTTCAAAATTacctaatttttcgaaaagcttATAATTTTGTATCTGATtcaagaaaattatcgtttaGTAAAGTCCCAAAGCCAATTACTTGGTTCAAAAAGAATAAAGGTGTTATAATTCACCTATCGCATTCTTGTCAGACTATTTGAGTTGAATAATATCATTTAATAATTAGGTACATTATATATTCTGTTGCCCAATAAATTACTATATTCCTTAGTTGAgtaggtttttatttttctactctGGTACCAACCACATGAAGAAATTGGAACTTATTGTTCGCAGGTAGATATAATTTTGCATAGGGAAAAACATATTTCGTTAGATAACATAATCATTGTAGCCATTATGCCAAGCGTAACAAATTGTAGGACTAGAATTgctacataatataatatttcatcaaaTAATCAACAATGACATTCTTATTCAAAAAGACGTATGACTTTCACCAGATGGAAATAGAGTGTATCAGACCATGATATTTGTAACTCTGGAACTGaagttaaaaattttcggaatcaatTTGATATTGTCTAATTCCAAGAACAAATCCAATTTTGCTGCATTTACTCTTTGAATTGATTTGAATATCGGTGCAGAATAAAGGAGGATTATGCAATCggcatatatattttactctAAAACAATATGGAGatctagaataaaaaattttaataaaatgttGACACAGTCGATGACCGTTCGTaaattatatttcgaaaattgttcatATACGGTCAATATTGTATTCAAATATGTTTGATGTGTATATAATctaggtgtacatacatatgcgtaggaataaatgtattttttttcagtcgtaAGATCAGTCTTTCACTGGATGCGTATGATCGTCATCTCAAAAATTACCTGTAATCTACATTCCTACCCCTAAGAAAATTAAGTATTACATgggtaatttttatcatcaaacaGTTCtaacacatatgtataatacgctcGAGAAGCTTGCAGTGGCGACTCGCGACAAGTCGGATTAATCGTTATCTCTGTTTTAattcactcacaatcagtcaaaGACGTGtctgtgtataatatttttatatgcgCACATCCCATCAGTTTACAATATCACAATCCTATCACAATCTTGGGTCAGTTGCCATCTGTGGTCAGATGTTAACACTTGAACGGGACATATGTGGTGGGCAGTGATGTGGTGATCGTCACCACCGTGGTCATCACACACACCGCGATCACACTTTATACTCGCACGATCACACCATTCTTCAAACGTTCCGAACTTCAAATTTCGCAGTAGCAAAAGGTTATGTCACTTGTGCAACATGGCGGCGCATGAAAGTGGCGATTTTACAAAGATTTTGAAGTATAGAATCTTTAAATTTTCCAGTTACTCGTCGACCTACGTACCTGAGTAAGTACTCGATTTATTGGCGACTCTGAATTCTATTGAGTCACCATGTGTCATCCAGTAAAAAGTGGTGTACCATCAACCTAATTTATCGTAAGCGTTCTTAACCTGCAAGTCGCATTTTCTGTCAAGGACAATACGTCTTATTAAATGTTCCGCTGATGTAAACACACTATGGGGTACAGACCGATTTCAAAATCGCCAATCAAATGAATTCTTGTTTTCAGGAATATTATTGTTGATAAACCATCGGATCAATCTTCACGCTGGTCATCTGACAATGACAACCATCCCCAGGTTGGCAGAGAACATTCATTTCACGTATGACGCAATTACAGTACATTCTAATTATTGGTCAATCACCTTTTTCTTTAATATCTATTCTAGTTCCTAATTCTCAAACTTCAACGCCAGTCTATCGTGAAAACAATCACGTTTGGTAAATATGAGAAAACACATGTTTGTAATATTAGAAAGTTCAAAGTATTTGGTGGACTGGAGCCAGAAAACATGATGGAATTACTAGAAAGGTGAGAGATGTAAATTAAACTCTATCTATGATTATTTGGATTTACCCTTCAAGTCCTACGTAAAAAACTtcagaaatgataattttgtaACATATAAATTGTATACTGGAGTGTTACAACTTGTTGTGAGAATTGGGATGGTCTAGAAGTTAGCAGAGCTAATGAGTATTCCACTTCTCTTCCAGTGGCTTAAAAAATGATGCAACACCAGAAACGTTTGACTTGAAGCATGTGATTGGGAATGAAGGAAACTACTTTCCGATCAAATATCTTAAAATTCTTCCTTTGCAATCATGGGGCCCGAGTTTTAATTTCTCTATCTGGCATGTTCAGTTAGCTGGAGTGGATGATCCAAAACTTGCCAAAAGTAGTTTAGAGTGGTTTAATTGTGTTAGTATTGCAATCACTTTCCACAGATCTAGCCACAGGTATGGGCATAGTTTACACAGGTTTcagtattatattattacagtaCTGTCAAAAAGAAGTGATAAGACTTTGTATGAAACATTTTCGCCGATTGGATCAACCCGAAGTTGTTGATACGATACAAAGAGTAACGGGGGTAACTCTTGAGGACCCAAGGTTATCTACATTATATGATTTGTTAGTAACCAAGGGGGATCATAGCCAGgcagaaaaattcatccgaaaCGCTGTCAATAGTAGGTTTCCGCAACTCCCCCCAACATCTTATGCAAAATAGTATCATATTTTGGAAAGTATTGTAATtatatgttttttctttcgatagtGGGTCTCTTAAATGAGTACATTAATGCTCAATCTTATCGAGCAATATGGAAAAAAGTGTTTTCTGAGGACCCAAAGCCTGGTATGAGGGGTGGTCACCAAATGGTGCTGGATCCTTCCTCACAAATGTTGTACTTATTTGGTGGTTGGGATGGAAATCAAGACTTGGCTGATCTCTGGACCTATAATATAGCGACTGACAAATGGCAGCTTATTTGCAAGGATACTGAGGCTGTGGTCAGTCATTGGTTAGCACTGTTTAATCTTGAGTTCAAGACTAACGActaatataatacatatttcaGGGTGGTCCTACCGCCCGGTCTTGCCACAAAATGTGTTTGGACCCAGAAAGGCGTCAGTTATTTACGCTTGGGCGATATTTAGATACTCAGTATCGCTCTCCTGAAAATCTGAAGAGTGACTTTTACGTTTATGATATCGAATCCAATAAATGGACCCAGATATCTGAAGATACTGGAGTAGTGGGCGGTCCGCAGTTGATATTTGATCATCAGATGTCAAtggatgttgaaaaaagaactaTTCACATCTTTGGGGGGCGTGTTCTTGTGCCATCGCTGGGGTGAGTTAAATTTAAAAGCCATCAAGTTTAGGTATTAGCCGTATGATATCTTGTCCACTGCAGTACCGAAGAAAATCACGGGATCATGCCGAATTTGACAGAGCCAGTATTTTCTGGATTATATTCATACCATGTTCCCACGGGAACTTGGAATAGGCTGGCTTGTGATATAGCGAGACCCAGTCCACCTAATGTACCGACAATCAGATCCAGAGTTGGACATTCTATGCTATTCCATCCAGTAAGTATACCCACATTCGTTagatttattcattgaattaCCCATAAGATATTGGGGGAAAATATGATGCAGAATTATCTTTCAGGAATTTAGAAAATTGTACATATTTGCTGGGCAAAGAAGTAAAGAATatctcaatgatttttttacttttgaagTTGACACGGAGATCCTAGAGCATATAAACTTGAGTGACTTGGGAAATCGAGAATCGAATCACGTTCCCGCAGCCGGATTTACGCAAAGGGCTACCATCGATCCTGAACTTGGAGAAATTTATGTGTTAtctgtaaatatatttatttgtcctTGCCAACTAAGCATCCTGAATTTGTATTTCATAATATGCAATTATTGTCACAGGGTCTGAGcaaagacaaagaaaagagGTACGATAATGTACAGAATTCTCTttgggtatataatataaaagacAATCGGTGGTCTTGCATTTATCGTAATGAAAACGTCggagaaaaatattggaaCAATATGCAGGACCACGAACCCTGCCCCAGATTTGCCCATCAACTCGTGTATGATCATATTCAAAAAGTAAGttggaacaacaaaaaatcttAACTCAGAATCACGATCTTACGATACTTGGTACCGCGTGCGTTATCAACTTTGACTGCGTATTTCTTTATTATCTAAATCCCTGTTTGCTTCACAATGTATTAACTGACACATAGATATGTGCGATATCTCTATTATCAGAGATTATCGTTAAATGATTAATAACAGTCGTGGACTATTTTATCCAGTATTTATATATTGTAGGTCCATTACTTATTCGGGGGGAACCCGGGACGATCATGTCTGCCAAAATTGAGACTGGATGACTTTTGGCAATTGAAATTATGTAGGCCATCGCATGagcaaattttgagaaaatgtaAACTGATAATAAGAAAGCACAAATTTGAAGAACTCGCAATGAAAAACAGTATCGAGGCTCTTGAATATCTACAAACAGAAGTATCTGAGATAATTGATCATTCTGACCCGGAGCAAACAAAAGAGGTAAAAGCCACATTCTGAATAGCTGTTCGAAGTAGGGTACTCCATGTATCTGATCATTATGTCATCACCAATGTTTATATCATGTTGCATTGATCAATACGATTCTTCATGTGTTATAGTTTCAGTTACTAGCGTCGGTACTTTTCCGAGAGCAAGAGGGACGCAATGATGCAAATTCAGATCTGGATTCATCTTCGAGTTCCAGTGGTATGATAGGTTCGGCacctttaaaaaattttaccatgCGGGACATTCATGCTCGTCGGACGGAATTATACGATAAACTCACCGAGTTCTTTCCAGAAACTTTAACTGAGCCTCGAGCTAATCTCATTGACATTTTGCCCTTGTgatattttcaacaataagGCTGATGAAACTCAAAGTCATATAATTCTCGATTTTTACACAAAAATTAGACTCGTCACAtatttctattctattttataacGTAAGTCATTCTATAACGATAAATAACAGACCGGTAGTAATCTTATTTAACGGTACAATCATTTCACTTGTCatatcaatcaattttttttccgtaagaATTTATATTGGCGCCGATcatatattgttattatttacatTCTTTGTTAATTCTTCTGAGAGGATCTGCTCTGTTTTTGATTACTTTATCAAGACTAATAATCGAAACAAAACTTCATATGATATGTAGATTACTTCTTAGCTATTTAAAATCTTGTTTCACCAATCGTATTATGCTAACTAAGATCCATTGTAAGCTTGGCGTGATCATAACTGAAATAGTTAGATAATcccaggtatataggtatgctgTAAATTCTCCTAGGGATAGTAAATATCTATACgggaatttacagcagcgcaaCGGCACAGGTGAGGATCTAGCGCTGCTCGACCCGCATCCATCGTACATAAAGTCCGCTGGGGATATCTTGCGCCAACCTACatcatatcgcgtagtgtctaaccATTTCAGTTATGACTAAGGTTTGTGTACAGTCGATTGAAgtacaaaaatatttgtttgtattatgtgtttctttttttcactcaaccACAGCTGATCATGGTCATTGatgcataaatatttttttctcattatagAGGTCGATCTAATCTACCTCTTATTTCGAATAGTCACAGTTTTTCTGTAATTGGCCCATGTCTTTTTTCCACAGGTTTTATTTCGATTCCACATTTTCCTTTATATATTTGGTTTTATCGCTACTTTCTTATGGCTTTGTGTGTTAATTTTGCTAATGATTAATCGTGTAAGTTTTTTGCTCTCTACAACTGTTTGTTCTTCATAATTCTGTTTGCAATTGAGCACCCCAAACATGAAGTACATCTACgtctttgaagaaaaagtaacACTGTTTAGAagtgttgaaatttattcaaaagatCTTCATGATTTAGATTCATAGGTGTACAGTAGTTTATTATTAGATCACCCTAAGCTTCCATGCCAGAATAATGAGTTATGAATGGACTTTGGTAGGTTAGctgtaataattgttattataaatacCATTTTGTAACGTAGTtttgtaaatatttcgatAAGTTCATTCACGATATTCGCTCGATTTcttgaaataatttatgtagGTGATGCGTATGAAAAGTATTTGGATAAGGAATTACATGTCTCACCGCAGCATAgtcagaatgtataaagaatCTGCTGAACAACTAGATCTCGTAGTTACtatttcatctattttaaGTCGCTGCCTAAATTTAAATTACAATTTTGTAAATGTGTCTTTGAGACTTTGGTTTGTGTGAATTATTGATGATCAATAGTTATTCTGTTATATACTTAGCTGCAacgtaatatgtatatgtaaatcACATAGTGTATGTAAATCTATTTTTTCGCGGTTAAAATAGCTTCGTTATTGTCTATCGTTATAATAAGCTTATGCTCACTGTAATTTAACATTTTCGAGGAGTAGTTATACTCATTTGAAATCAATCAAATATCATACGTAAGTGTTTTTATGACAGAGCTTGGCTACTACTCATCTCGGTTTAATATTTGTTACAACGATTAGcgttttaaaaatatgaaacaaatGATACATACTGTTTTGTAGCTTGTAGCCGAATGAAGTTTTAGTTTGTCTCTTCCTATATTTGTCCTGCTATCACTACTGACAAGAGAGTCTACTTAGAAAATAAGCTACAAACGTgactttattatcattattatttttcagatgtatttatgatcgaaaaatttgagataatatgaataatttgttattacttgtaaaaatttgataattgcGTGCAAAAGTGctaaaaatcaattaaatttatgaagtatacatataatgacACTCGAGTTTCAGTCAATTctttacaaacaaaaaaacatcaacCTCAGCGTTCAGTGAATTcattgataaaatatatttgaagCTCGCGCGCCGACAGAGGAAGTCGGATGCGATCTTTGAGGGgttatttgagaattttctcgtGTGAGTTtcagatataggtataaattgAATGACTGTGATTGAAATCAGATAAGACAAGTTGGCATGAAATTGTGCAGGGTAGGGTTATGagtttaaaaatcaatcggcTAGTCGACTACGTTGGTAAGCTTAGTTTCCGGTAGTGCGAGACGGCGGCCGTGGGCCGTAATTTTTCGACGTGTGAACAAAGTGCCGTCTGTCAAACCGTTGACGTATCCTCAATAATGTGGTTAATAGTGACGAGCCAAGgcgaataaatatatgacAAATAATGACCGAGGAGtcagatattatttttttagctATAATAGCCTTGCGCTGTTTACGGTAACGGTTAAACAAGTTTATTCTGAGTGAATTTATTCTACACAAATGGCTGCCGATGGGGCCACAATCGCCGAGCTTAGAGCCGAAATCGAAAGGCTCTCCAGGGAACTTGATCTAGCATCAACGGAGAAAATACAATCTGCACAATATGGACTAGCGCTTCTTGAAGAAAAGTCTAGTCTACAACAAAGATGCGACAATCTCGAAACTCTCTATGAAAACGCGAGGCATGATCTAGATATTACGCAAGAGGTTAGTGTAACCCTAAGGCCCCGTGCCTGCAACTGTAAGTCCCACCCATTTCCTTTACCGTCTATAATATCTGTGTCACCAATTTGGATTAGCCGAGCTTGCGTTTCTAATTTTCAAGtatcaattttcaaccccATTTTTCCAGAAAAAACGACTACCTATAGGTAAAGTTTAGATCTACAATTATTCGATAAAAGAATCAATTGTAAACGTGGTAGAAATGCCAGTATTTGTTTAGGTGTATCAGCTACACCTCTGTAGTGTTTGCCTTGATTTTTAATGAGATCATTTTCACGCATATTGTCTTACCTCCTTCAATTTGAGCGGTGAAATAGAAGTATACCCAATCGtgattgttttaattttcctcctttttgaCTAATCATAGGAGATTCATGATTTTGGATTTTACCTGATTTCCTTACTCCTGGTTAATTTTAATACACCATCTGATTCGATTTGAATCGTGGTTTACACTAAATTCTTCTTAAAAATCTGTTAAACATTGTCCaagaataattaaatcaaGCAAAATGGGATTAAGCTTAGCTGGACGTTTAAAGCTCTCATAAATCAATCAAATCTCTTACATGGCTTCGTTCCTTTAATGACCttaatttgcttttttattaCCGGGATAGTCTGGAAGTTGTGTCATCGTCAACAGGTGAACCATGatacaataataaattattccatTACCAATATTTGCCATCCGACCTTGATATAATGGAGATTCGCCCACGATTCACTATAATGACTCAAGCCTCACACTGATATAACTTGATTGCTTAAGGCTgtagttaaaaaataaaaaagtaatcaaTTTTGATCTCAACGTTAAGTGAAATATATCATGTCATGttattttgattcattttacCTAagagtatttttaaaaaattattttcatctcttttaacctatgtataaataaatctgAAGGTAAAAGACCCTTATGTCACTAACTTGGAGCCAATGGAGCATTTGCGATAgtattgaaatataattcgttgTGTAGCTCGTGcaagaggaaaataaatctAGCAGGGTAATTGCCTAAAATATCTTCATATTCCTGTATAAATAAGCAAGGAATATCACAGACCCTGAATGTATACTCTGTGTAGGAAGGAAACAGATGTCTGGTGTTTACATGTATGTTCTTTGGTATCCTCAAGTTAAGCTAGAGCTAACTCTAGCACAGCCTAAGCCTTAGTTTTTTGATAGATTTGCACCAGGGCTTGACTGCCCCAAAGACATTGAATAAGACGTATTAGAGCAGTTGTCATAAATTGCacatttttcttgaatttcaatttatatgtatactaaaAAATGGTATTATTCTTGATGAACAGTGCTGTGAAATTGTAACTAATCATTAATCTTAACCAGATTGTGTTGATCATTTTAGGCTCTTGCAAAGTTTCACACGACAACAAAGTTAACTACCAAAAGTGGTATAGAGCAAGAGGAAAGTCTCTTGAGTGAGAGTGCAGCACGAGAAACATCTTTGCAGGATCAAATTATCGACTTGGAAAATGAAGCCAAATTGGTAACGTACAATTATGCTTCTGTATCCTAGATTTGTATACTTGAGTtgtaatactttttttttaattcgtgtTAGCTACGACATGAATTGGAACGGGTGCAAGCTGAGCGGGATCACTCGTTGCAAGAACGTGAAGACGAAAGCAAGGATTACCAACACGCAGAGTCAGAGCGCAAACATCTTCGTGGAGAGCTTAGAGAGTGTAAATTTAGGGAGGCCCGACTATTGCAAGATTATTCAGAacttgaagaagaaaatatctcTCTTCAGAAGCAGGTCTCCGTTCTCCGTTCTAGCCAGGTTGAATTTGAGGGTGCTAAACATGAAATCAGAAGACTTACTGAAGATGTTGACTTGTTAAATAGCCAAGTAGAAGAATTGACCAGCTTGAAGAACATTGCTGAGAAACAAATGGAAGATGCACTAGAATCTTTGCAAGCTGAACGTGAAGCTAAATACGctttgaaaaaagaactaGATCAACGCATTAATAATGAATCCATTTATAATTTAAGTAACTTGGCTTATTCGATCAGAGGAATCACAGATGATCAAGCCATGTGTAGCGACGGTGAAGATGATTCTCCTGCTTTGAGAAGAATTGTTGCAGATCTCAAGCAAGAACCAGGCACACCAGTCGACGGAAAGCaggttgatttattttccgaGATTCATTTGAACGAGctaaagaaattagaaaaacaatTGGAGCAAGCCGAAAGTGATAAAGCATTACTAACTCAGAATCTCAGAGAGTCTCAAGCTGCTGTTGAAAAAAGTCAAGGAGAGCTACAATCTTTTGTTGCAAGAATTGTTCACCTTGCTGCACACGTACAGTCtcttcatcatcttcattCCAAGTTACCCAAGACGCAAAGCGA contains these protein-coding regions:
- the LOC105684456 gene encoding muskelin; the protein is MAAHESGDFTKILKYRIFKFSSYSSTYVPENIIVDKPSDQSSRWSSDNDNHPQFLILKLQRQSIVKTITFGKYEKTHVCNIRKFKVFGGLEPENMMELLESGLKNDATPETFDLKHVIGNEGNYFPIKYLKILPLQSWGPSFNFSIWHVQLAGVDDPKLAKSSLEWFNCYCQKEVIRLCMKHFRRLDQPEVVDTIQRVTGVTLEDPRLSTLYDLLVTKGDHSQAEKFIRNAVNMGLLNEYINAQSYRAIWKKVFSEDPKPGMRGGHQMVLDPSSQMLYLFGGWDGNQDLADLWTYNIATDKWQLICKDTEAVGGPTARSCHKMCLDPERRQLFTLGRYLDTQYRSPENLKSDFYVYDIESNKWTQISEDTGVVGGPQLIFDHQMSMDVEKRTIHIFGGRVLVPSLGTEENHGIMPNLTEPVFSGLYSYHVPTGTWNRLACDIARPSPPNVPTIRSRVGHSMLFHPEFRKLYIFAGQRSKEYLNDFFTFEVDTEILEHINLSDLGNRESNHVPAAGFTQRATIDPELGEIYVLSGLSKDKEKRYDNVQNSLWVYNIKDNRWSCIYRNENVGEKYWNNMQDHEPCPRFAHQLVYDHIQKVHYLFGGNPGRSCLPKLRLDDFWQLKLCRPSHEQILRKCKLIIRKHKFEELAMKNSIEALEYLQTEVSEIIDHSDPEQTKEFQLLASVLFREQEGRNDANSDLDSSSSSSGMIGSAPLKNFTMRDIHARRTELYDKLTEFFPETLTEPRANLIDILPL
- the LOC105684464 gene encoding protein bicaudal D isoform X4, which produces MAADGATIAELRAEIERLSRELDLASTEKIQSAQYGLALLEEKSSLQQRCDNLETLYENARHDLDITQEALAKFHTTTKLTTKSGIEQEESLLSESAARETSLQDQIIDLENEAKLLRHELERVQAERDHSLQEREDESKDYQHAESERKHLRGELRECKFREARLLQDYSELEEENISLQKQVSVLRSSQVEFEGAKHEIRRLTEDVDLLNSQVEELTSLKNIAEKQMEDALESLQAEREAKYALKKELDQRINNESIYNLSNLAYSIRGITDDQAMCSDGEDDSPALRRIVADLKQEPGTPVDGKQVDLFSEIHLNELKKLEKQLEQAESDKALLTQNLRESQAAVEKSQGELQSFVARIVHLAAHVQSLHHLHSKLPKTQSEEIALDKMTQAIVQYHQWSTMSAREVEQLQKDLADLENGLTMSDSTQQLRSELTNLKNKLLDTEHRSLELQSDISILSELAADAGSSLDSAQNDLQNISDELAQLYHHVCTVNGETPSRVLLDHEKIVPDKENAKIELLRARLKTDVKIRDLESLSEAKEIGKHIETVGDQIKHLKNAVEHTIELSKIKGMRVNMTEANDSKEEIADIQEQVIKLKALLSTKREQVATLRTVLKSNKNTAEVALTNLKSKYENEKSIVSETMMKLRNELRLLKEDAATFSSLRAMFAARCEEYVTQVDELERQLAADQDEKKTLNQLLRLAVQQKLGLTQRLEELEVDREMRNARRHVTGGNGRGKTRFPPPASRTHQGRDFF
- the LOC105684464 gene encoding protein bicaudal D isoform X2; this translates as MAADGATIAELRAEIERLSRELDLASTEKIQSAQYGLALLEEKSSLQQRCDNLETLYENARHDLDITQEALAKFHTTTKLTTKSGIEQEESLLSESAARETSLQDQIIDLENEAKLLRHELERVQAERDHSLQEREDESKDYQHAESERKHLRGELRECKFREARLLQDYSELEEENISLQKQVSVLRSSQVEFEGAKHEIRRLTEDVDLLNSQVEELTSLKNIAEKQMEDALESLQAEREAKYALKKELDQRINNESIYNLSNLAYSIRGITDDQAMCSDGEDDSPALRRIVADLKQEPGTPVDGKQVDLFSEIHLNELKKLEKQLEQAESDKALLTQNLRESQAAVEKSQGELQSFVARIVHLAAHVQSLHHLHSKLPKTQSEEIALDKMTQAIVQYHQWSTMSAREVEQLQKDLADLENGLTMSDSTQQLRSELTNLKNKIPLSEQSLREKVGACVPDLLDTEHRSLELQSDISILSELAADAGSSLDSAQNDLQNISDELAQLYHHVCTVNGETPSRVLLDHEKIVPDKENAKIELLRARLKTDVKIRDLESLSEAKEIGKHIETVGDQIKHLKNAVEHTIELSKIKGMRVNMTEANDSKEEIADIQEQVIKLKALLSTKREQVATLRTVLKSNKNTAEVALTNLKSKYENEKSIVSETMMKLRNELRLLKEDAATFSSFISTQYAFTHYGWRGHKLHYLILVIYGIKKQKHEDFYDLIYKSQPLLFLKIRNIWIWSNTLRDRHTPHFCLLRSFLLFFYLVFKPS
- the LOC105684464 gene encoding protein bicaudal D isoform X5 codes for the protein MAADGATIAELRAEIERLSRELDLASTEKIQSAQYGLALLEEKSSLQQRCDNLETLYENARHDLDITQEALAKFHTTTKLTTKSGIEQEESLLSESAARETSLQDQIIDLENEAKLLRHELERVQAERDHSLQEREDESKDYQHAESERKHLRGELRECKFREARLLQDYSELEEENISLQKQVSVLRSSQVEFEGAKHEIRRLTEDVDLLNSQVEELTSLKNIAEKQMEDALESLQAEREAKYALKKELDQRINNESIYNLSNLAYSIRGITDDQAMCSDGEDDSPALRRIVADLKQEPGTPVDGKQVDLFSEIHLNELKKLEKQLEQAESDKALLTQNLRESQAAVEKSQGELQSFVARIVHLAAHVQSLHHLHSKLPKTQSEEIALDKMTQAIVQYHQWSTMSAREVEQLQKDLADLENGLTMSDSTQQLRSELTNLKNKIPLSEQSLREKVGACVPDLLDTEHRSLELQSDISILSELAADAGSSLDSAQNDLQNISDELAQLYHHVCTVNGETPSRVLLDHEKIVPDKENAKIELLRARLKTDVKIRDLESLSEAKEIGKHIETVGDQIKHLKNAVEHTIELSKIKGMRVNMTEANDSKEEIADIQEQVIKLKALLSTKREQVATLRTVLKSNKNTAEVALTNLKSKYENEKSIVSETMMKLRNELRLLKEDAATFSILTDISLLTLTCTSVDFVVALVMCFRQCCHAMY
- the LOC105684464 gene encoding protein bicaudal D isoform X3 — protein: MAADGATIAELRAEIERLSRELDLASTEKIQSAQYGLALLEEKSSLQQRCDNLETLYENARHDLDITQEALAKFHTTTKLTTKSGIEQEESLLSESAARETSLQDQIIDLENEAKLLRHELERVQAERDHSLQEREDESKDYQHAESERKHLRGELRECKFREARLLQDYSELEEENISLQKQVSVLRSSQVEFEGAKHEIRRLTEDVDLLNSQVEELTSLKNIAEKQMEDALESLQAEREAKYALKKELDQRINNESIYNLSNLAYSIRGITDDQAMCSDGEDDSPALRRIVADLKQEPGTPVDGKQVDLFSEIHLNELKKLEKQLEQAESDKALLTQNLRESQAAVEKSQGELQSFVARIVHLAAHVQSLHHLHSKLPKTQSEEIALDKMTQAIVQYHQWSTMSAREVEQLQKDLADLENGLTMSDSTQQLRSELTNLKNKIPLSEQSLREKLLDTEHRSLELQSDISILSELAADAGSSLDSAQNDLQNISDELAQLYHHVCTVNGETPSRVLLDHEKIVPDKENAKIELLRARLKTDVKIRDLESLSEAKEIGKHIETVGDQIKHLKNAVEHTIELSKIKGMRVNMTEANDSKEEIADIQEQVIKLKALLSTKREQVATLRTVLKSNKNTAEVALTNLKSKYENEKSIVSETMMKLRNELRLLKEDAATFSSLRAMFAARCEEYVTQVDELERQLAADQDEKKTLNQLLRLAVQQKLGLTQRLEELEVDREMRNARRHVTGGNGRGKTRFPPPASRTHQGRDFF